A stretch of the Actinoalloteichus fjordicus genome encodes the following:
- a CDS encoding serine/threonine-protein kinase has translation MAGRRVIGDGRYVLDRHPIGKGGMGEVYFGRDTRLERDVAVKFIRFPDGEPDEELIRRFTRESRMAARLEHPGVPAVYDVGTDGARPYLVMQRVRGVTVADLIVEHEPLPIGWAAAVAAQTCAVLSAAHQTSLVHRDLKPGNLMLTPDGTVLVLDFGLAVAMDLPEQSRITRTGQPLGTPAYMAPEQVQDNKSSPRSDLYSLGCTLHEMLTGRQVFAGGSNFSVMERHLREEPMPTGELRADVPPELDQLVRHLLAKSPADRPPDAEAVFGRLLPFVTDLTELPGMVNPPVLPNHVRMYARVLSRVFPPKESSDSTSVHRAEKQEDASTASPVRKTDVGRAMRASEVSDPSGTRGRDTSGAYPRSWIENPHLAGDTSWGSTESDPPRPERPTPVVESRENLDDKLAAVTELFASSDYRGAAPGYRELAEQFDRVGGRLDDALECLRREAVCLGLVGELDAAMHRLTELLVRERAELQPDDPRPLDLRRQLGLLQRGAGREEAARATFRTLLSDLVRIHGAGHPEVARARRLLMPQPDADDTTSRRDS, from the coding sequence GTGGCAGGGCGGCGAGTGATCGGCGACGGCCGATATGTGCTGGACCGGCACCCGATAGGCAAAGGGGGCATGGGGGAGGTCTATTTCGGGCGTGACACTCGACTGGAACGGGACGTCGCGGTCAAGTTCATCCGGTTCCCCGATGGGGAGCCGGACGAGGAGCTGATCCGGCGGTTCACCCGCGAGTCGCGGATGGCGGCTCGGCTGGAGCATCCGGGCGTCCCCGCCGTCTACGACGTGGGTACGGACGGTGCGCGTCCGTACCTGGTCATGCAGCGCGTGCGCGGCGTGACGGTGGCCGATCTGATCGTCGAACACGAGCCGCTTCCCATCGGCTGGGCCGCCGCCGTCGCAGCGCAGACCTGTGCGGTGTTGTCGGCCGCGCACCAGACCTCCTTGGTGCACCGCGATCTCAAGCCCGGCAATCTCATGCTCACCCCGGACGGGACCGTCCTGGTGCTCGACTTCGGACTCGCGGTGGCGATGGACCTACCCGAGCAGTCCAGGATCACTCGCACGGGCCAGCCGTTGGGCACCCCGGCGTACATGGCTCCCGAGCAGGTGCAGGACAACAAGAGCAGCCCGCGCAGCGATCTGTACTCCTTAGGCTGCACGCTGCACGAAATGCTCACCGGGCGGCAGGTCTTCGCGGGCGGCTCCAACTTCAGCGTGATGGAGCGACACCTGCGTGAGGAACCCATGCCCACCGGGGAACTCCGTGCCGATGTTCCCCCGGAACTCGATCAGCTGGTGCGTCATCTCCTGGCCAAGTCTCCCGCGGATCGGCCGCCGGATGCCGAGGCGGTCTTCGGTCGGCTCCTGCCGTTCGTCACCGATCTCACCGAGCTCCCCGGCATGGTGAATCCCCCGGTCCTGCCCAACCACGTCCGAATGTACGCCAGGGTTCTCAGCCGGGTTTTTCCGCCGAAGGAGTCGTCAGATTCCACTTCGGTGCACCGCGCCGAGAAGCAGGAGGACGCGTCAACGGCGTCGCCGGTCCGAAAAACCGATGTCGGGCGGGCGATGCGGGCGTCGGAGGTGTCGGACCCCTCGGGCACGCGCGGCCGGGACACGTCGGGTGCCTACCCGCGCTCCTGGATCGAGAACCCTCATCTTGCGGGGGATACCTCGTGGGGCTCGACGGAGAGCGACCCGCCGCGACCGGAGCGCCCGACGCCGGTCGTCGAATCGAGAGAGAATCTCGACGACAAGCTGGCCGCCGTCACCGAGTTGTTCGCGAGCAGCGACTATCGGGGAGCCGCTCCCGGATACCGCGAGCTGGCGGAGCAGTTCGATCGGGTGGGCGGCAGGCTCGACGACGCCCTGGAGTGTCTGCGCCGCGAGGCAGTCTGCCTCGGCCTCGTCGGCGAGTTGGACGCCGCGATGCATCGCCTGACGGAACTGCTCGTCCGAGAGAGAGCCGAACTCCAGCCGGACGACCCCCGGCCGCTGGATCTCCGCCGACAGCTCGGACTCCTCCAGCGCGGCGCGGGCCGGGAGGAGGCGGCACGGGCCACCTTCCGAACGCTGCTCTCCGACCTCGTCCGTATTCACGGGGCGGGTCACCCCGAGGTCGCGCGGGCCCGCAGGCTGCTGATGCCGCAGCCGGACGCCGACGACACCACCTCACGAAGGGACTCTTGA
- the drmC gene encoding DISARM system phospholipase D-like protein DrmC: MTAERFERAVAAAASELGAVRLRSLAAGIREGGPRAALPGLVPVPGFAEAARAVLAAQTADAVPDVEAAAYLRGVAAGCVQQADLMRVESVWSGPTTHSVPVRATAQALVEVIDEAEAELVLVTYSAKAYPPAIAALTAAAGRGVRIAVVVETLRGAGGALGGDEPAAAFAAVPTARLWHWPSGLRPDRRAKMHAKIVIADRRILLLSSANLTHSGAAGNIEAGLVVRGGTPPRRAAEHIAELQANGVLTRLETGVST; encoded by the coding sequence GTGACCGCCGAACGCTTCGAACGCGCCGTGGCCGCCGCCGCGAGCGAACTCGGCGCGGTCCGGCTGCGGTCGCTGGCGGCCGGAATTCGCGAGGGCGGCCCCCGGGCGGCGTTGCCGGGGCTCGTCCCGGTGCCGGGTTTCGCCGAGGCGGCCCGCGCGGTGCTGGCCGCGCAGACCGCCGACGCGGTGCCGGACGTCGAGGCCGCCGCCTATCTGCGTGGCGTGGCGGCAGGCTGTGTGCAGCAGGCTGATCTGATGCGAGTCGAGTCGGTGTGGAGCGGGCCCACCACGCACTCCGTCCCGGTCCGGGCCACCGCGCAGGCTCTCGTCGAGGTGATCGACGAGGCGGAGGCCGAACTCGTGCTGGTCACCTACTCGGCCAAGGCCTATCCGCCCGCGATCGCCGCGTTGACCGCAGCCGCCGGGCGCGGGGTGCGGATCGCCGTCGTCGTCGAGACTCTGCGGGGGGCGGGCGGCGCCCTCGGCGGGGACGAGCCTGCGGCGGCCTTCGCCGCCGTGCCCACCGCGCGACTCTGGCACTGGCCGAGCGGCCTGCGACCAGATCGACGGGCGAAGATGCACGCCAAGATCGTCATCGCCGATCGGCGGATACTGCTGCTCTCCAGTGCCAACCTCACCCACTCCGGGGCGGCCGGGAACATCGAAGCAGGTTTAGTCGTCCGGGGTGGCACCCCGCCGAGAAGGGCCGCAGAGCACATCGCCGAGTTGCAGGCCAACGGGGTCTTGACCCGGTTGGAGACCGGAGTGAGCACATGA
- a CDS encoding N-6 DNA methylase — MTEDISPRRRHPAGDSSEPAVGPGDAGAPPPEAATVAAGDIARLAGVGKAAVSNWRRRFDDFPDAVGGSAASPLYALADVENWLRRHGKNFEVPLREQLWPRVRGAADDLRLGAFVASLGAFLVFHQRAGHTWRPTDEVGLLDAVLADAPELSETVRALWQGPQEDVLRTLVELVESEGHVAAFDFLYERHRDAHARRAVYTSPELAELMVRVAGIDGGTVLDPSCGTGTLLLTAYDCGAREILGQEPDDVVATLARIRLLLRGAAPDIVVGDALRADAHGDRRADAVVVNPPFNERSWGYDELVGDLRWEYGQPPRGESELAWVQHCLAHVDSAGIVVAAMPGAVADRRSGRRIRGNLLRAGVLRAVISSAELGMSADGTATEPDLWVFRKGTESTTPSHVLMVGRSQDAEQAWQAFAEDPAADLPESCRAVRIIDLLDDVVDLTPTRWLPVEPDTAVAASFTPVVAELRAALGRLTDALPDLDVHSDTAERAMTTVGELVRSGLITMFQAPTRMPTDTGSLPVLTLDDLNRGTAPSGHCEQTGDTVLIQPGDVIVPMIPREPLVRLAVEAGAALGPRLLLFRANQDRIVPGFLAAHLRFAANTVGGRAGTTGSRPEVRRTPIPRISLQEQQQYGKAFDRMTAFEDALRQTARLGESLVRRGFTGLADGTLRSAR, encoded by the coding sequence ATGACCGAGGACATCTCGCCCAGGCGCCGACATCCGGCGGGCGACTCGTCGGAACCCGCTGTCGGGCCCGGCGATGCGGGGGCCCCGCCGCCGGAGGCCGCCACCGTCGCCGCAGGCGACATCGCCCGGCTGGCAGGGGTGGGCAAGGCTGCGGTGAGCAACTGGCGACGGCGGTTCGACGACTTCCCCGATGCGGTCGGCGGCAGCGCGGCGAGCCCGTTGTACGCGCTGGCCGACGTCGAGAACTGGTTGAGACGACACGGGAAGAACTTCGAGGTCCCGTTGCGGGAACAGCTCTGGCCTCGAGTGCGCGGCGCCGCCGACGATCTTCGGCTCGGGGCGTTCGTGGCCTCGCTCGGTGCCTTCCTGGTTTTTCACCAACGAGCCGGTCACACCTGGCGACCGACGGACGAAGTCGGTCTGCTCGACGCGGTGTTGGCCGATGCACCCGAGCTGTCGGAGACGGTGCGAGCGCTCTGGCAGGGACCGCAGGAGGATGTGCTGCGGACTCTCGTCGAACTGGTCGAGAGCGAAGGCCATGTCGCTGCCTTCGACTTCCTCTACGAACGACATCGCGACGCGCACGCCCGCCGTGCCGTCTACACCAGTCCCGAACTGGCAGAGCTGATGGTCCGAGTGGCCGGAATCGACGGCGGCACCGTGCTGGACCCCTCCTGCGGAACCGGCACCCTGTTGCTCACCGCGTATGACTGTGGGGCGCGTGAGATTCTCGGTCAGGAGCCGGACGACGTCGTGGCGACGCTCGCTCGCATCCGGCTTCTGCTGCGGGGCGCGGCACCAGACATCGTCGTCGGCGACGCACTTCGCGCCGACGCCCACGGTGACCGACGGGCGGACGCGGTGGTCGTCAACCCGCCGTTCAACGAACGCAGCTGGGGATACGACGAACTCGTCGGCGATCTGCGCTGGGAGTACGGTCAACCTCCCCGAGGTGAGTCGGAGCTCGCCTGGGTGCAGCACTGCCTCGCACACGTCGATTCAGCCGGGATCGTGGTCGCCGCCATGCCAGGCGCGGTGGCGGATCGTCGATCGGGCAGGCGGATTCGAGGAAACCTGCTTCGCGCCGGAGTGCTCCGCGCGGTGATCAGCTCTGCCGAACTCGGAATGTCGGCCGACGGAACTGCCACGGAACCGGACCTGTGGGTGTTCCGGAAGGGGACGGAGTCGACCACGCCGTCCCATGTGCTGATGGTCGGCCGGTCCCAGGACGCGGAACAGGCCTGGCAGGCCTTCGCCGAAGATCCGGCGGCGGATCTGCCGGAGTCCTGTCGGGCCGTCCGGATCATCGACCTGCTCGACGACGTGGTGGATCTGACCCCGACCCGGTGGCTGCCCGTCGAACCGGACACCGCCGTCGCCGCGAGCTTCACTCCGGTGGTCGCAGAGTTGCGCGCCGCCCTCGGCCGACTCACCGATGCTCTTCCCGATCTCGACGTCCACTCGGATACCGCGGAGCGCGCGATGACCACGGTCGGCGAGCTCGTGAGATCGGGGCTGATCACGATGTTCCAAGCCCCGACGAGAATGCCGACCGACACAGGCAGCCTGCCCGTCCTGACTCTCGACGACCTCAACAGGGGGACGGCACCGTCGGGGCACTGCGAACAGACGGGCGACACCGTCCTCATCCAGCCCGGCGACGTGATCGTCCCGATGATCCCCAGGGAACCGCTCGTTCGGCTGGCAGTCGAGGCCGGAGCCGCTCTCGGCCCGCGACTACTGCTGTTCCGGGCGAATCAGGATCGAATCGTTCCGGGTTTTCTCGCTGCCCACCTGCGGTTCGCTGCTAACACCGTAGGAGGCCGGGCCGGGACGACGGGAAGCAGGCCGGAGGTCCGGCGCACGCCGATTCCCCGGATATCGTTGCAGGAACAGCAACAGTATGGAAAAGCATTCGATCGGATGACGGCATTCGAGGATGCCTTGCGTCAGACTGCAAGGCTGGGCGAGTCATTGGTGCGACGGGGGTTCACCGGACTTGCCGACGGCACTCTCCGGTCCGCCCGGTGA